A DNA window from Iodobacter ciconiae contains the following coding sequences:
- a CDS encoding sodium-dependent transporter yields the protein MTTRSNWGSKLGFVLAAAGSAIGLGAIWKFPYVTAMNGGGVFLLLFLFFSFTLGLAQMVVEFTLGRSAQTGPVGMFRKLAGKSWPLIGIMGIFAGFVLYSFYSVVGGWTMAYLALAMDGSVLTTDTRVLKDTFEHYVSNPFWPILTHGLFVLATLGIVIGGIEKGIERASKLLMPGLFIIMLILIARSLTLPGAWQGVVAFFAPDFSKLTPAMVVDALGLAFFSLSLGTGGMIAYGSYVKQETPVLHSAAWVVGLSCTVAILAGLMIFPALFAFKLDPSAGPGLTFMTMPVVFASLPFGQIFAIAFFALLSVAALTSSVSMLELIATLFLDEYKLPRRKVILSLSLAVFLCGIPASLSFGPWADVKFFGKTIFDLMDYSVSNVMMPLGGIGVALFAGWRVWPLLEEHSGLSGLPLLGLKWSCRVVAPLSIAVILVKNL from the coding sequence ATGACTACTCGCTCTAATTGGGGCTCTAAGCTAGGGTTTGTGCTAGCTGCAGCAGGCTCGGCCATTGGCCTTGGGGCCATCTGGAAATTTCCTTACGTGACGGCCATGAATGGCGGCGGCGTGTTTTTACTGCTGTTTTTATTTTTTAGTTTCACCCTGGGCCTTGCCCAGATGGTGGTGGAGTTTACGCTGGGCCGTAGTGCGCAAACCGGGCCGGTGGGGATGTTCCGTAAGCTGGCTGGCAAATCCTGGCCCCTGATCGGGATTATGGGAATTTTTGCGGGGTTTGTGCTCTACAGCTTTTACAGCGTGGTGGGTGGCTGGACAATGGCTTACCTTGCGCTGGCCATGGATGGCTCGGTACTGACTACCGACACCAGGGTGCTAAAAGATACTTTCGAGCATTATGTATCCAATCCTTTCTGGCCAATTCTGACTCATGGTCTTTTTGTGCTGGCAACTTTGGGCATCGTGATTGGCGGCATTGAAAAAGGTATTGAGCGCGCCAGCAAATTGCTGATGCCGGGCCTCTTTATCATCATGCTGATTCTGATTGCCCGCTCGCTGACGCTGCCCGGCGCATGGCAAGGCGTAGTGGCTTTCTTTGCCCCTGATTTTTCCAAACTCACCCCGGCGATGGTGGTTGATGCCCTTGGGCTGGCGTTTTTCTCGCTGTCTTTAGGCACCGGCGGCATGATTGCTTACGGCTCTTACGTAAAGCAGGAAACACCGGTACTGCATTCCGCAGCCTGGGTAGTGGGCTTGTCTTGCACTGTGGCGATCCTGGCCGGGCTGATGATTTTCCCCGCGCTGTTTGCTTTTAAGCTTGACCCAAGTGCAGGCCCGGGCCTGACCTTTATGACCATGCCGGTGGTGTTTGCCAGCCTGCCCTTTGGTCAAATCTTTGCGATTGCCTTCTTTGCCCTGCTTTCGGTGGCGGCGCTGACCTCATCTGTTTCGATGCTTGAGCTGATTGCTACGCTATTTCTGGATGAATACAAACTGCCACGGCGCAAAGTAATTTTGTCCCTGTCTTTGGCTGTATTTCTCTGTGGCATTCCGGCGTCGCTGTCTTTTGGCCCCTGGGCGGACGTGAAATTCTTTGGCAAAACCATTTTTGATCTAATGGATTACAGCGTCTCCAATGTGATGATGCCACTGGGCGGAATTGGCGTGGCGCTGTTTGCAGGCTGGCGCGTATGGCCTTTATTGGAAGAGCACTCGGGTCTGTCCGGTTTGCCACTTCTTGGCCTGAAATGGAGCTGCCGCGTGGTCGCGCCTTTATCGATTGCGGTGATTTTGGTGAAGAATCTTTGA